The Pseudoalteromonas spongiae UST010723-006 genome window below encodes:
- a CDS encoding S41 family peptidase, with product MLSSLKTKLITPLCLSLPTLTLATFNINAATAFNATSAWQEVEHVLTKQYAYFDRLNNANTVLNQFKSKALKAKNKAEFNDISQQLMRNFSDPHLNLGPYDKKDFSVFPTGSDIRAIYQNGQFIVQDIKAGSAADKSTLTLGSTIIKMDNQPIKALVASLFGQGFETLSPQQIEYGVNVVLGGLRKQTRAITFTNNKGTQKTITLAASYDAINALNDGPTLSYRNLDGLGYIRFNNSLGNNQTAASFKKAINALKHTRALIIDLRNTPSGGNTGVAEPILGHFVSAKTPYQTYRTQTLNMAYHKAPMQTAFVTPTKPHYAKPFIVLAGRWTGSMGEGMTIGLDALGAQTVIGAPMADLLGGIKTVTLKQSDAWLEMAFERLYHVNGTFREDFEPHILVIPTDRDHQGGDPALNKAIEYLQHSTSM from the coding sequence ATGCTTTCATCACTAAAAACTAAGTTAATTACACCACTTTGCCTGAGCTTGCCGACTTTAACGCTTGCTACGTTTAATATAAACGCTGCCACAGCGTTTAACGCAACAAGCGCATGGCAAGAGGTTGAACACGTACTGACAAAACAATACGCCTATTTTGATAGGTTAAACAATGCAAATACAGTATTGAACCAGTTTAAAAGTAAAGCGCTGAAGGCGAAAAACAAGGCTGAGTTTAATGACATTAGCCAGCAACTTATGCGTAACTTTTCCGACCCGCATTTAAACCTTGGTCCCTACGATAAAAAAGATTTTAGTGTGTTTCCAACCGGCTCAGATATCCGTGCTATTTATCAAAACGGCCAATTTATTGTGCAAGATATCAAAGCTGGTTCAGCTGCAGATAAAAGCACTCTCACATTAGGTTCAACAATTATAAAAATGGATAACCAGCCAATAAAGGCTCTTGTCGCCAGCTTATTTGGTCAAGGGTTTGAAACCTTATCGCCACAACAAATTGAGTATGGGGTAAATGTTGTACTTGGCGGCCTTCGTAAACAAACGCGAGCGATTACCTTTACTAATAACAAAGGGACTCAAAAAACCATTACACTTGCCGCCAGTTATGATGCGATTAATGCACTCAACGATGGTCCGACATTAAGCTACCGTAATTTAGATGGTCTCGGCTATATCCGCTTTAATAATTCCCTTGGTAACAACCAAACGGCGGCCTCGTTTAAAAAAGCGATTAACGCACTTAAGCATACACGCGCACTGATTATTGATTTGCGTAATACACCAAGTGGCGGCAATACTGGCGTTGCAGAACCCATTCTGGGTCACTTTGTTAGCGCAAAAACACCGTATCAAACCTATCGCACGCAAACGCTTAACATGGCGTATCACAAAGCACCAATGCAAACAGCGTTTGTTACGCCAACTAAACCGCACTATGCAAAACCATTTATTGTGCTTGCTGGTCGTTGGACCGGCAGTATGGGTGAAGGTATGACTATTGGACTTGACGCCCTTGGCGCACAAACCGTGATTGGCGCACCCATGGCCGACTTACTCGGTGGTATTAAAACAGTGACATTAAAACAAAGTGATGCGTGGCTAGAAATGGCATTTGAGCGTTTATATCATGTAAATGGCACGTTTAGAGAAGATTTTGAGCCACATATATTAGTTATCCCAACAGATAGAGATCATCAAGGTGGTGATCCAGCCCTTAATAAAGCGATTGAGTACTTACAACACTCTACCAGTATGTAA
- a CDS encoding TonB-dependent hemoglobin/transferrin/lactoferrin family receptor: MRFTLSKLSTAISFASVVSIAGVSPYALANTQVTTLEKTKLSANKRVESKSQTELDSVSVSSNLMQDINDVADYIPGVDVASMGRFGNNGFNIRGMEGDRIAITVDGLTQGETLDPPSFAPYEYFRASRNSTEIEHMKAIQIVKGANSVTSGSGSLGGAVMFTTMSASDLLDGDENQTRGYFKFGYDERDEQAQGTIAVANKFGGLETLLMYTKRQGSESSNHSGNPDKTGASREKPDPLDFNSDAMLFKTQYQFNDVHELGFVVENDDNLSQVENLSRVSSSIQRRFSDDEQNRARYGVFYYLTLDTVAFDELEVRFDYQDIFTSGVTNMHYAACLEYSPSYQCLALGEAYLRQEQRELTQQTSTLAFDFSKQLVTGQMRHDIVYGTSFETRELENNMWDHRYNGLTTDSGYQQLRRPLADGTTHYPIKDANFIPQTDVAIWNAYLRDSVTVTDALTLAAGLRYDDYSYQPEFDQYFTNDQGLVKDVDMNAFTWQLSANYEITPNHSVIVDLGTGFRAPSVEQVYYGSRGATVDDWQLVPNYDLKPESAFNMELGYQWQNDNGRVRVSVFDSEYTDFIDNVTYTRDLAIPTTKRVYDPSCGCYKQMEVTTDDYQRPENIGEASVQGVELDALYRFNNGLELRAAYTHSEGEYDNGDPMLTVSPDSAVVSVGYDSKSLWRVMAQVRHQAEKKASDAYTTNAQGEQVQATDFLSDTSTVVDLIANFDITDNMVINIAARNLFDEEYYNWQRIRFVSEGSGGFRGGVANDGIKRYSEPGRSVSANINVRF; the protein is encoded by the coding sequence TTGCGCTTTACTCTATCTAAGCTAAGCACCGCAATTTCATTTGCATCAGTTGTTTCAATCGCGGGCGTAAGCCCATATGCCTTGGCAAATACGCAGGTCACAACACTAGAAAAAACAAAATTATCTGCCAACAAGCGCGTTGAATCTAAGTCACAAACGGAACTCGACAGCGTGTCAGTTTCGTCAAACCTAATGCAGGATATTAATGATGTTGCTGACTACATTCCAGGTGTAGACGTTGCAAGTATGGGCCGTTTTGGTAATAACGGTTTTAATATTCGCGGTATGGAAGGCGATCGTATTGCGATTACCGTTGATGGCTTAACCCAAGGTGAAACATTAGATCCCCCTTCATTTGCGCCTTATGAGTATTTTCGAGCGAGTCGTAACTCGACTGAAATTGAGCATATGAAAGCCATTCAAATTGTTAAAGGTGCAAACTCAGTAACCAGTGGTTCAGGTTCGCTTGGTGGTGCAGTGATGTTTACTACCATGAGTGCCTCAGATTTACTTGACGGCGATGAAAATCAAACCCGTGGTTATTTCAAGTTTGGTTATGATGAGCGCGATGAACAAGCGCAAGGCACAATTGCAGTGGCTAACAAGTTTGGTGGGCTAGAAACACTACTAATGTACACAAAACGCCAGGGCAGTGAATCTAGTAACCACTCTGGAAACCCAGATAAAACGGGTGCATCGCGCGAAAAACCAGATCCACTCGACTTTAACAGCGACGCAATGTTATTTAAAACCCAGTATCAATTTAATGACGTTCATGAACTAGGCTTTGTTGTTGAAAATGACGATAACCTGTCGCAAGTAGAAAACCTATCGCGCGTTTCAAGCAGTATTCAGCGCCGTTTTTCAGATGATGAACAAAATCGTGCCCGTTACGGTGTATTTTATTACTTAACACTAGATACCGTAGCATTTGATGAGCTGGAGGTACGTTTTGATTATCAAGATATATTCACCTCTGGTGTAACTAATATGCACTACGCGGCGTGTCTTGAATACTCACCGAGTTACCAATGCTTAGCGCTAGGAGAAGCGTATTTACGTCAAGAGCAACGCGAACTAACACAACAGACTTCGACCCTTGCATTTGATTTTTCAAAGCAACTAGTTACTGGGCAAATGCGCCACGATATTGTTTACGGTACAAGTTTTGAAACGCGTGAACTTGAAAATAATATGTGGGACCACCGTTACAATGGGCTGACAACTGATTCAGGTTATCAACAATTAAGACGCCCTCTTGCTGATGGCACCACCCATTATCCAATAAAAGATGCTAACTTTATTCCTCAAACAGACGTTGCGATTTGGAATGCGTATTTACGTGATAGCGTGACTGTAACAGACGCGTTAACGTTAGCTGCGGGATTGCGATATGACGATTACAGCTATCAGCCAGAGTTCGATCAGTATTTCACCAATGATCAAGGCCTTGTTAAAGACGTTGATATGAATGCATTTACTTGGCAGCTTTCTGCAAACTATGAAATAACACCAAATCACTCAGTGATTGTTGACCTTGGCACAGGTTTTAGAGCGCCATCTGTTGAGCAAGTTTATTATGGCTCACGCGGTGCAACGGTTGACGATTGGCAACTTGTACCAAACTATGATTTAAAACCTGAATCAGCATTTAATATGGAGCTCGGTTATCAATGGCAAAATGATAACGGCCGAGTACGTGTGTCGGTATTTGACAGTGAGTACACAGACTTTATTGATAATGTTACTTACACCCGCGATTTAGCGATACCAACAACAAAGCGCGTGTACGACCCATCATGTGGTTGTTACAAGCAAATGGAAGTCACGACAGATGACTATCAACGACCTGAAAACATCGGTGAAGCAAGTGTTCAAGGTGTTGAGTTAGATGCGCTTTATCGTTTTAACAATGGTTTAGAGTTGCGCGCTGCTTACACCCATTCTGAAGGTGAATATGACAATGGCGACCCAATGTTAACTGTTTCGCCAGACTCGGCAGTTGTCAGTGTTGGTTATGATTCAAAGTCACTATGGCGTGTTATGGCGCAAGTTCGTCACCAAGCTGAGAAAAAGGCAAGCGATGCATACACCACAAATGCACAAGGTGAGCAGGTTCAAGCGACTGATTTCCTAAGTGATACATCGACCGTAGTTGATTTAATCGCTAATTTCGATATCACAGATAACATGGTGATTAATATCGCGGCACGTAACTTATTCGATGAAGAATATTACAACTGGCAGCGCATTCGTTTTGTGTCAGAAGGTTCAGGTGGTTTTAGAGGCGGTGTTGCTAACGACGGCATTAAACGTTACTCAGAGCCGGGTAGAAGTGTTTCTGCCAACATTAACGTTAGATTTTAA